Proteins from a single region of Gammaproteobacteria bacterium:
- a CDS encoding nuclear transport factor 2 family protein: MSEQNGLSTQDYLDIQNLYALYNLSSDAADSDTYASCFTNDGVLEAPDIGISVSGREALIAHKERDKANRGGKYRRHWNGSLHLELRSDGSVLGRCYLVAYNGSPGQLPVLADCGVYEDTVIQHNGQWKFSRRILTMDASSWGKN; this comes from the coding sequence ATGAGTGAACAAAATGGACTATCGACTCAAGACTACCTGGACATTCAAAACCTGTATGCCTTGTACAACCTCAGCAGCGATGCCGCAGACTCCGACACTTATGCCTCGTGTTTTACCAACGATGGTGTTCTTGAGGCGCCGGATATAGGCATCAGTGTCTCCGGCCGAGAAGCTCTGATAGCTCACAAGGAACGCGATAAAGCGAACCGTGGGGGCAAATATAGGCGGCACTGGAATGGCAGCTTGCATCTAGAACTCAGATCCGATGGCTCAGTCCTGGGGCGTTGTTACCTGGTTGCCTACAACGGCTCGCCGGGACAACTTCCGGTATTGGCCGACTGCGGCGTATACGAAGACACCGTGATCCAGCATAACGGTCAGTGGAAATTTTCCCGACGCATCCTGACCATGGATGCTTCGAGTTGGGGGAAAAACTGA